One window of the Cherax quadricarinatus isolate ZL_2023a chromosome 41, ASM3850222v1, whole genome shotgun sequence genome contains the following:
- the Rm62 gene encoding probable ATP-dependent RNA helicase DDX5 isoform X5: MSYRNRRSRSRSRSRSRDRRRDRDDWGSRGGWSAAGSGRPSLKGRQPGERLRKPRWDLSRLTPFEKNFYQPTPTVLNRPAYEVEKYRNEKEITLRGKNIPNPIQYFSDYNFPDYVMAEIRRQGYEQPTPIQGQGWPISLQGRDFVGIAQTGSGKTLGYILPAIVHINHQPYLERGDGPIALILAPTRELAQQILTVAQDYGTSSKIRSTCVFGGAPKGPQIRDLERGVEICIATPGRLIDFLEAGKTNLRRTTYLVLDEADRMLDMGFEPQIRKIVDQIRPDRQTLMWSATWPKEVRNLAEDFLKDYIQLNVGSLSLAANHNILQIVDVCQEVEKDTKLRQLLNEMAQERAYKTIIFIETKRKVEDVTRGLRSTGWPAMCIHGDKSQQERDWVLSEFRSGRAPILVATDVAARGLDVDDVKFVINYDYPSCSEDYVHRIGRTGRSDKTGTAYTFFTADNCKQAKDLIDVLKEANQVVNPRLYEIMDMSRGGGGKGRNRWRGRDDDRRGFGRDRDRGRVGGGGGGGGRNGYSNGNGYGTSEGLGRFNQFRGGGNSNSVPNGVGAGQARLNGPPPLMGSGSVKASMSQSATQNQFNGPQRPPVQNVGASMAAGMFNQASSVAGTVGGGLGIMGAMPSALNWPRQ, translated from the exons ATGTCTTACAGAAATCGCAG GTCTCGCTCCCGTTCTCGTTCTCGCTCGCGTGATCGTCGTCGTGATAGGGATGACTGGGGTTCACGTGGAGGGtggagtgctgctggtagtggacGACCGTCACTGAAAGGGAGGCAGCCAGGCGAGCGTCTTCGGAAGCCGAGGTGGGACCTGTCCAGACTGACTCCCTTCGAGAAGAACTTCTATCAGCCCACACCAACAGTTCTCAATCGCCCAGCTTATGAAGTTGAAAAATATAG AAATGAAAAGGAAATTACACTAAGAGGAAAAAACATCCCAAACCCCATCCAATACTTCAGTGATTATAATTTCCCAGACTATGTAATGGCTGAAATCAGAAGACAAGGTTATGAGCAACCCACTCCTATTCAAGGTCAAGGATGGCCTATTTCACTACAGGGCAGGGACTTCGTTGGCATTGCCCAG ACTGGTTCTGGTAAAACATTAGGATACATTCTACCAGCAATTGTTCATATAAATCACCAGCCGTATTTAGAGAGAGGCGATGGTCCAATAGCACTTATTCTGGCTCCCACCAGAGAACTTGCACAACAGATCTTAACAGTTGCACAGGACTATGGGACCTCCTCAAAGATCCGATCCACGTGTGTATTTGGAGGTGCACCTAAGGGACCACAGATTCGTGATCTTGAGAGAGGGGTTGAG ATATGTATTGCTACACCTGGACGTCTTATTGACTTCCTTGAAGCTGGAAAGACGAATCTACGGCGTACAACATACCTGGTGTTAGATGAGGCTGACCGCATGCTGGACATGGGTTTCGAGCCACAGATCCGAAAAATTGTAGATCAGATTCGG ccTGATAGACAAACTCTTATGTGGTCAGCAACATGGCCAAAGGAGGTGAGGAATCTAGCAGAGGACTTCTTAAAGGACTACATACAGCTCAATGTTGGTTCACTTTCCCTAGCTGCCAACCATAATATTCTCCAAATTGTTGATGTTTGCCAGGAGGTTGAAAAAGATACCAA GCTGCGCCAGTTGCTCAATGAGATGGCGCAGGAGAGGGCATACAAGACTATAATCTTTATCGAAACCAAGAGGAAGGTGGAGGATGTTACTCGTGGGTTGAGGAGTACTGG ATGGCCAGCAATGTGTATCCATGGAGATAAATCTCAACAAGAAAGAGACTGGGTTTTAAGTG AATTTCGATCTGGAAGGGCACCAATTTTGGTAGCCACAGATGTTGCTGCGCGAGGACTAG ATGTGGATGACGTAAAGTTTGTGATCAACTACGACTACCCTTCGTGCTCTGAAGATTACGTACATCGTATTGGCCGAACTGGCCGATCAGACAAAACTGGTACAGCATACACATTCTTCACAGCAGACAACTGCAAGCAAGCTAAGGATTTAATAGATGTGCTGAAAGAAGCAAACCAAGTAGTTAACCCACGTCTTTACGAGATAATGGATATGTCTCGAGGTGGTGGTGGCAAAG GACGTAATCGTTGGAGGGGACGTGATGATGACAGGAGAGGTTTTGGGCGCGATCGTGATCGTGgacgtgtgggtggtggtggtggtggtggaggaaggaacGGCTACAGCAATGGAAACGGATATGGTACGTCTGAAGGGCTTGGAAGATTTAACCAGTTTAGAGGCGGAGGCAATAGCAATTCTGTGCCCAATGGGGTGGGTGCAGGCCAGGCCCGGCTGAATGGGCCGCCTCCACTCATGGGTTCTGGTTCTGTGAAGGCTTCAATGAGCCAATCAGCTACCCAGAACCAGTTTAATGGCCCCCAACGTCCACCCGTCCAGAATGTGGGAGCCAGCATGGCTGCGGGCATGTTCAACCAAGCTTCCTCCGTAgctggtactgttggtggtggcctAGGCATAATGGGGGCCATGCCTAGTGCACTGAACTGGCCACGGCAGTGA
- the Rm62 gene encoding probable ATP-dependent RNA helicase DDX5 isoform X4, giving the protein MSYRNRRSRSRSRSRSRDRRRDRDDWGSRGGWSAAGSGRPSLKGRQPGERLRKPRWDLSRLTPFEKNFYQPTPTVLNRPAYEVEKYRNEKEITLRGKNIPNPIQYFSDYNFPDYVMAEIRRQGYEQPTPIQGQGWPISLQGRDFVGIAQTGSGKTLGYILPAIVHINHQPYLERGDGPIALILAPTRELAQQILTVAQDYGTSSKIRSTCVFGGAPKGPQIRDLERGVEICIATPGRLIDFLEAGKTNLRRTTYLVLDEADRMLDMGFEPQIRKIVDQIRPDRQTLMWSATWPKEVRNLAEDFLKDYIQLNVGSLSLAANHNILQIVDVCQEVEKDTKLRQLLEEIMAEKESKIIVFAETKRKVDDLTRRMRREGWPAMCIHGDKSQQERDWVLSEFRSGRAPILVATDVAARGLDVDDVKFVINYDYPSCSEDYVHRIGRTGRSDKTGTAYTFFTADNCKQAKDLIDVLKEANQVVNPRLYEIMDMSRGGGGKGRNRWRGRDDDRRGFGRDRDRGRVGGGGGGGGRNGYSNGNGYGTSEGLGRFNQFRGGGNSNSVPNGVGAGQARLNGPPPLMGSGSVKASMSQSATQNQFNGPQRPPVQNVGASMAAGMFNQASSVAGTVGGGLGIMGAMPSALNWPRQ; this is encoded by the exons ATGTCTTACAGAAATCGCAG GTCTCGCTCCCGTTCTCGTTCTCGCTCGCGTGATCGTCGTCGTGATAGGGATGACTGGGGTTCACGTGGAGGGtggagtgctgctggtagtggacGACCGTCACTGAAAGGGAGGCAGCCAGGCGAGCGTCTTCGGAAGCCGAGGTGGGACCTGTCCAGACTGACTCCCTTCGAGAAGAACTTCTATCAGCCCACACCAACAGTTCTCAATCGCCCAGCTTATGAAGTTGAAAAATATAG AAATGAAAAGGAAATTACACTAAGAGGAAAAAACATCCCAAACCCCATCCAATACTTCAGTGATTATAATTTCCCAGACTATGTAATGGCTGAAATCAGAAGACAAGGTTATGAGCAACCCACTCCTATTCAAGGTCAAGGATGGCCTATTTCACTACAGGGCAGGGACTTCGTTGGCATTGCCCAG ACTGGTTCTGGTAAAACATTAGGATACATTCTACCAGCAATTGTTCATATAAATCACCAGCCGTATTTAGAGAGAGGCGATGGTCCAATAGCACTTATTCTGGCTCCCACCAGAGAACTTGCACAACAGATCTTAACAGTTGCACAGGACTATGGGACCTCCTCAAAGATCCGATCCACGTGTGTATTTGGAGGTGCACCTAAGGGACCACAGATTCGTGATCTTGAGAGAGGGGTTGAG ATATGTATTGCTACACCTGGACGTCTTATTGACTTCCTTGAAGCTGGAAAGACGAATCTACGGCGTACAACATACCTGGTGTTAGATGAGGCTGACCGCATGCTGGACATGGGTTTCGAGCCACAGATCCGAAAAATTGTAGATCAGATTCGG ccTGATAGACAAACTCTTATGTGGTCAGCAACATGGCCAAAGGAGGTGAGGAATCTAGCAGAGGACTTCTTAAAGGACTACATACAGCTCAATGTTGGTTCACTTTCCCTAGCTGCCAACCATAATATTCTCCAAATTGTTGATGTTTGCCAGGAGGTTGAAAAAGATACCAA ACTCCGGCAGCTACTTGAAGAAATCATGGCAGAAAAGGAAAGCAAGATCATCGTGTTTGCTGAAACAAAAAGAAAAGTCGACGATTTGACCAGGCGAATGAGACGCGAAGG ATGGCCAGCAATGTGTATCCATGGAGATAAATCTCAACAAGAAAGAGACTGGGTTTTAAGTG AATTTCGATCTGGAAGGGCACCAATTTTGGTAGCCACAGATGTTGCTGCGCGAGGACTAG ATGTGGATGACGTAAAGTTTGTGATCAACTACGACTACCCTTCGTGCTCTGAAGATTACGTACATCGTATTGGCCGAACTGGCCGATCAGACAAAACTGGTACAGCATACACATTCTTCACAGCAGACAACTGCAAGCAAGCTAAGGATTTAATAGATGTGCTGAAAGAAGCAAACCAAGTAGTTAACCCACGTCTTTACGAGATAATGGATATGTCTCGAGGTGGTGGTGGCAAAG GACGTAATCGTTGGAGGGGACGTGATGATGACAGGAGAGGTTTTGGGCGCGATCGTGATCGTGgacgtgtgggtggtggtggtggtggtggaggaaggaacGGCTACAGCAATGGAAACGGATATGGTACGTCTGAAGGGCTTGGAAGATTTAACCAGTTTAGAGGCGGAGGCAATAGCAATTCTGTGCCCAATGGGGTGGGTGCAGGCCAGGCCCGGCTGAATGGGCCGCCTCCACTCATGGGTTCTGGTTCTGTGAAGGCTTCAATGAGCCAATCAGCTACCCAGAACCAGTTTAATGGCCCCCAACGTCCACCCGTCCAGAATGTGGGAGCCAGCATGGCTGCGGGCATGTTCAACCAAGCTTCCTCCGTAgctggtactgttggtggtggcctAGGCATAATGGGGGCCATGCCTAGTGCACTGAACTGGCCACGGCAGTGA
- the Rm62 gene encoding probable ATP-dependent RNA helicase DDX17 isoform X6, whose amino-acid sequence MSYRNRRDDWGSRGGWSAAGSGRPSLKGRQPGERLRKPRWDLSRLTPFEKNFYQPTPTVLNRPAYEVEKYRNEKEITLRGKNIPNPIQYFSDYNFPDYVMAEIRRQGYEQPTPIQGQGWPISLQGRDFVGIAQTGSGKTLGYILPAIVHINHQPYLERGDGPIALILAPTRELAQQILTVAQDYGTSSKIRSTCVFGGAPKGPQIRDLERGVEICIATPGRLIDFLEAGKTNLRRTTYLVLDEADRMLDMGFEPQIRKIVDQIRPDRQTLMWSATWPKEVRNLAEDFLKDYIQLNVGSLSLAANHNILQIVDVCQEVEKDTKLRQLLEEIMAEKESKIIVFAETKRKVDDLTRRMRREGWPAMCIHGDKSQQERDWVLSEFRSGRAPILVATDVAARGLDVDDVKFVINYDYPSCSEDYVHRIGRTGRSDKTGTAYTFFTADNCKQAKDLIDVLKEANQVVNPRLYEIMDMSRGGGGKGRNRWRGRDDDRRGFGRDRDRGRVGGGGGGGGRNGYSNGNGYGTSEGLGRFNQFRGGGNSNSVPNGVGAGQARLNGPPPLMGSGSVKASMSQSATQNQFNGPQRPPVQNVGASMAAGMFNQASSVAGTVGGGLGIMGAMPSALNWPRQ is encoded by the exons ATGTCTTACAGAAATCGCAG GGATGACTGGGGTTCACGTGGAGGGtggagtgctgctggtagtggacGACCGTCACTGAAAGGGAGGCAGCCAGGCGAGCGTCTTCGGAAGCCGAGGTGGGACCTGTCCAGACTGACTCCCTTCGAGAAGAACTTCTATCAGCCCACACCAACAGTTCTCAATCGCCCAGCTTATGAAGTTGAAAAATATAG AAATGAAAAGGAAATTACACTAAGAGGAAAAAACATCCCAAACCCCATCCAATACTTCAGTGATTATAATTTCCCAGACTATGTAATGGCTGAAATCAGAAGACAAGGTTATGAGCAACCCACTCCTATTCAAGGTCAAGGATGGCCTATTTCACTACAGGGCAGGGACTTCGTTGGCATTGCCCAG ACTGGTTCTGGTAAAACATTAGGATACATTCTACCAGCAATTGTTCATATAAATCACCAGCCGTATTTAGAGAGAGGCGATGGTCCAATAGCACTTATTCTGGCTCCCACCAGAGAACTTGCACAACAGATCTTAACAGTTGCACAGGACTATGGGACCTCCTCAAAGATCCGATCCACGTGTGTATTTGGAGGTGCACCTAAGGGACCACAGATTCGTGATCTTGAGAGAGGGGTTGAG ATATGTATTGCTACACCTGGACGTCTTATTGACTTCCTTGAAGCTGGAAAGACGAATCTACGGCGTACAACATACCTGGTGTTAGATGAGGCTGACCGCATGCTGGACATGGGTTTCGAGCCACAGATCCGAAAAATTGTAGATCAGATTCGG ccTGATAGACAAACTCTTATGTGGTCAGCAACATGGCCAAAGGAGGTGAGGAATCTAGCAGAGGACTTCTTAAAGGACTACATACAGCTCAATGTTGGTTCACTTTCCCTAGCTGCCAACCATAATATTCTCCAAATTGTTGATGTTTGCCAGGAGGTTGAAAAAGATACCAA ACTCCGGCAGCTACTTGAAGAAATCATGGCAGAAAAGGAAAGCAAGATCATCGTGTTTGCTGAAACAAAAAGAAAAGTCGACGATTTGACCAGGCGAATGAGACGCGAAGG ATGGCCAGCAATGTGTATCCATGGAGATAAATCTCAACAAGAAAGAGACTGGGTTTTAAGTG AATTTCGATCTGGAAGGGCACCAATTTTGGTAGCCACAGATGTTGCTGCGCGAGGACTAG ATGTGGATGACGTAAAGTTTGTGATCAACTACGACTACCCTTCGTGCTCTGAAGATTACGTACATCGTATTGGCCGAACTGGCCGATCAGACAAAACTGGTACAGCATACACATTCTTCACAGCAGACAACTGCAAGCAAGCTAAGGATTTAATAGATGTGCTGAAAGAAGCAAACCAAGTAGTTAACCCACGTCTTTACGAGATAATGGATATGTCTCGAGGTGGTGGTGGCAAAG GACGTAATCGTTGGAGGGGACGTGATGATGACAGGAGAGGTTTTGGGCGCGATCGTGATCGTGgacgtgtgggtggtggtggtggtggtggaggaaggaacGGCTACAGCAATGGAAACGGATATGGTACGTCTGAAGGGCTTGGAAGATTTAACCAGTTTAGAGGCGGAGGCAATAGCAATTCTGTGCCCAATGGGGTGGGTGCAGGCCAGGCCCGGCTGAATGGGCCGCCTCCACTCATGGGTTCTGGTTCTGTGAAGGCTTCAATGAGCCAATCAGCTACCCAGAACCAGTTTAATGGCCCCCAACGTCCACCCGTCCAGAATGTGGGAGCCAGCATGGCTGCGGGCATGTTCAACCAAGCTTCCTCCGTAgctggtactgttggtggtggcctAGGCATAATGGGGGCCATGCCTAGTGCACTGAACTGGCCACGGCAGTGA
- the Rm62 gene encoding probable ATP-dependent RNA helicase DDX17 isoform X9 has protein sequence MSYRNRRDDWGSRGGWSAAGSGRPSLKGRQPGERLRKPRWDLSRLTPFEKNFYQPTPTVLNRPAYEVEKYRNEKEITLRGKNIPNPIQYFSDYNFPDYVMAEIRRQGYEQPTPIQGQGWPISLQGRDFVGIAQTGSGKTLGYILPAIVHINHQPYLERGDGPIALILAPTRELAQQILTVAQDYGTSSKIRSTCVFGGAPKGPQIRDLERGVEICIATPGRLIDFLEAGKTNLRRTTYLVLDEADRMLDMGFEPQIRKIVDQIRPDRQTLMWSATWPKEVRNLAEDFLKDYIQLNVGSLSLAANHNILQIVDVCQEVEKDTKLRQLLNEMAQERAYKTIIFIETKRKVEDVTRGLRSTGWPAMCIHGDKSQQERDWVLSEFRSGRAPILVATDVAARGLDVDDVKFVINYDYPSCSEDYVHRIGRTGRSDKTGTAYTFFTADNCKQAKDLIDVLKEANQVVNPRLYEIMDMSRGGGGKGRNRWRGRDDDRRGFGRDRDRGRVGGGGGGGGRNGYSNGNGYAY, from the exons ATGTCTTACAGAAATCGCAG GGATGACTGGGGTTCACGTGGAGGGtggagtgctgctggtagtggacGACCGTCACTGAAAGGGAGGCAGCCAGGCGAGCGTCTTCGGAAGCCGAGGTGGGACCTGTCCAGACTGACTCCCTTCGAGAAGAACTTCTATCAGCCCACACCAACAGTTCTCAATCGCCCAGCTTATGAAGTTGAAAAATATAG AAATGAAAAGGAAATTACACTAAGAGGAAAAAACATCCCAAACCCCATCCAATACTTCAGTGATTATAATTTCCCAGACTATGTAATGGCTGAAATCAGAAGACAAGGTTATGAGCAACCCACTCCTATTCAAGGTCAAGGATGGCCTATTTCACTACAGGGCAGGGACTTCGTTGGCATTGCCCAG ACTGGTTCTGGTAAAACATTAGGATACATTCTACCAGCAATTGTTCATATAAATCACCAGCCGTATTTAGAGAGAGGCGATGGTCCAATAGCACTTATTCTGGCTCCCACCAGAGAACTTGCACAACAGATCTTAACAGTTGCACAGGACTATGGGACCTCCTCAAAGATCCGATCCACGTGTGTATTTGGAGGTGCACCTAAGGGACCACAGATTCGTGATCTTGAGAGAGGGGTTGAG ATATGTATTGCTACACCTGGACGTCTTATTGACTTCCTTGAAGCTGGAAAGACGAATCTACGGCGTACAACATACCTGGTGTTAGATGAGGCTGACCGCATGCTGGACATGGGTTTCGAGCCACAGATCCGAAAAATTGTAGATCAGATTCGG ccTGATAGACAAACTCTTATGTGGTCAGCAACATGGCCAAAGGAGGTGAGGAATCTAGCAGAGGACTTCTTAAAGGACTACATACAGCTCAATGTTGGTTCACTTTCCCTAGCTGCCAACCATAATATTCTCCAAATTGTTGATGTTTGCCAGGAGGTTGAAAAAGATACCAA GCTGCGCCAGTTGCTCAATGAGATGGCGCAGGAGAGGGCATACAAGACTATAATCTTTATCGAAACCAAGAGGAAGGTGGAGGATGTTACTCGTGGGTTGAGGAGTACTGG ATGGCCAGCAATGTGTATCCATGGAGATAAATCTCAACAAGAAAGAGACTGGGTTTTAAGTG AATTTCGATCTGGAAGGGCACCAATTTTGGTAGCCACAGATGTTGCTGCGCGAGGACTAG ATGTGGATGACGTAAAGTTTGTGATCAACTACGACTACCCTTCGTGCTCTGAAGATTACGTACATCGTATTGGCCGAACTGGCCGATCAGACAAAACTGGTACAGCATACACATTCTTCACAGCAGACAACTGCAAGCAAGCTAAGGATTTAATAGATGTGCTGAAAGAAGCAAACCAAGTAGTTAACCCACGTCTTTACGAGATAATGGATATGTCTCGAGGTGGTGGTGGCAAAG GACGTAATCGTTGGAGGGGACGTGATGATGACAGGAGAGGTTTTGGGCGCGATCGTGATCGTGgacgtgtgggtggtggtggtggtggtggaggaaggaacGGCTACAGCAATGGAAACGGATATG CTTACTGA
- the Rm62 gene encoding uncharacterized protein Rm62 isoform X7, which translates to MSYRNRRDDWGSRGGWSAAGSGRPSLKGRQPGERLRKPRWDLSRLTPFEKNFYQPTPTVLNRPAYEVEKYRNEKEITLRGKNIPNPIQYFSDYNFPDYVMAEIRRQGYEQPTPIQGQGWPISLQGRDFVGIAQTGSGKTLGYILPAIVHINHQPYLERGDGPIALILAPTRELAQQILTVAQDYGTSSKIRSTCVFGGAPKGPQIRDLERGVEICIATPGRLIDFLEAGKTNLRRTTYLVLDEADRMLDMGFEPQIRKIVDQIRPDRQTLMWSATWPKEVRNLAEDFLKDYIQLNVGSLSLAANHNILQIVDVCQEVEKDTKLRQLLNEMAQERAYKTIIFIETKRKVEDVTRGLRSTGWPAMCIHGDKSQQERDWVLSEFRSGRAPILVATDVAARGLDVDDVKFVINYDYPSCSEDYVHRIGRTGRSDKTGTAYTFFTADNCKQAKDLIDVLKEANQVVNPRLYEIMDMSRGGGGKGRNRWRGRDDDRRGFGRDRDRGRVGGGGGGGGRNGYSNGNGYGTSEGLGRFNQFRGGGNSNSVPNGVGAGQARLNGPPPLMGSGSVKASMSQSATQNQFNGPQRPPVQNVGASMAAGMFNQASSVAGTVGGGLGIMGAMPSALNWPRQ; encoded by the exons ATGTCTTACAGAAATCGCAG GGATGACTGGGGTTCACGTGGAGGGtggagtgctgctggtagtggacGACCGTCACTGAAAGGGAGGCAGCCAGGCGAGCGTCTTCGGAAGCCGAGGTGGGACCTGTCCAGACTGACTCCCTTCGAGAAGAACTTCTATCAGCCCACACCAACAGTTCTCAATCGCCCAGCTTATGAAGTTGAAAAATATAG AAATGAAAAGGAAATTACACTAAGAGGAAAAAACATCCCAAACCCCATCCAATACTTCAGTGATTATAATTTCCCAGACTATGTAATGGCTGAAATCAGAAGACAAGGTTATGAGCAACCCACTCCTATTCAAGGTCAAGGATGGCCTATTTCACTACAGGGCAGGGACTTCGTTGGCATTGCCCAG ACTGGTTCTGGTAAAACATTAGGATACATTCTACCAGCAATTGTTCATATAAATCACCAGCCGTATTTAGAGAGAGGCGATGGTCCAATAGCACTTATTCTGGCTCCCACCAGAGAACTTGCACAACAGATCTTAACAGTTGCACAGGACTATGGGACCTCCTCAAAGATCCGATCCACGTGTGTATTTGGAGGTGCACCTAAGGGACCACAGATTCGTGATCTTGAGAGAGGGGTTGAG ATATGTATTGCTACACCTGGACGTCTTATTGACTTCCTTGAAGCTGGAAAGACGAATCTACGGCGTACAACATACCTGGTGTTAGATGAGGCTGACCGCATGCTGGACATGGGTTTCGAGCCACAGATCCGAAAAATTGTAGATCAGATTCGG ccTGATAGACAAACTCTTATGTGGTCAGCAACATGGCCAAAGGAGGTGAGGAATCTAGCAGAGGACTTCTTAAAGGACTACATACAGCTCAATGTTGGTTCACTTTCCCTAGCTGCCAACCATAATATTCTCCAAATTGTTGATGTTTGCCAGGAGGTTGAAAAAGATACCAA GCTGCGCCAGTTGCTCAATGAGATGGCGCAGGAGAGGGCATACAAGACTATAATCTTTATCGAAACCAAGAGGAAGGTGGAGGATGTTACTCGTGGGTTGAGGAGTACTGG ATGGCCAGCAATGTGTATCCATGGAGATAAATCTCAACAAGAAAGAGACTGGGTTTTAAGTG AATTTCGATCTGGAAGGGCACCAATTTTGGTAGCCACAGATGTTGCTGCGCGAGGACTAG ATGTGGATGACGTAAAGTTTGTGATCAACTACGACTACCCTTCGTGCTCTGAAGATTACGTACATCGTATTGGCCGAACTGGCCGATCAGACAAAACTGGTACAGCATACACATTCTTCACAGCAGACAACTGCAAGCAAGCTAAGGATTTAATAGATGTGCTGAAAGAAGCAAACCAAGTAGTTAACCCACGTCTTTACGAGATAATGGATATGTCTCGAGGTGGTGGTGGCAAAG GACGTAATCGTTGGAGGGGACGTGATGATGACAGGAGAGGTTTTGGGCGCGATCGTGATCGTGgacgtgtgggtggtggtggtggtggtggaggaaggaacGGCTACAGCAATGGAAACGGATATGGTACGTCTGAAGGGCTTGGAAGATTTAACCAGTTTAGAGGCGGAGGCAATAGCAATTCTGTGCCCAATGGGGTGGGTGCAGGCCAGGCCCGGCTGAATGGGCCGCCTCCACTCATGGGTTCTGGTTCTGTGAAGGCTTCAATGAGCCAATCAGCTACCCAGAACCAGTTTAATGGCCCCCAACGTCCACCCGTCCAGAATGTGGGAGCCAGCATGGCTGCGGGCATGTTCAACCAAGCTTCCTCCGTAgctggtactgttggtggtggcctAGGCATAATGGGGGCCATGCCTAGTGCACTGAACTGGCCACGGCAGTGA